The Asterias amurensis chromosome 20, ASM3211899v1 region CAATtcacaatgaaatcattgtgaCCCAGACTATTAATACCAATCCAATGTTCTctactacttttaaaacacaaaggCTGCAATTGTGATCAGCTGAGTATGGGTGCTGAATAACCCTACCATGGCAAGCAACCCTAACTCAAAAGTGATACTTTGAGATAAGCGTGTGAAgagattttaaagacagtggacactattggtaattgtcaaagactagccttcacagttggtgtatcccaacatataatgcataaaataacaaacctgtgaaaatttgagctcgatcggtcgtcgaagttgcgagaaaataatggggaaaaaaacacccttgtcacacgaagttgtgtgcgtttagatggttgatttcgagacctcaagttctaaatctgaggtctcgaaatcaaatttgtggaaaattacttctttctcgaaaactatggcacttcagagggagctgtttctcacactgttttataccatcaacctctccccattatcgtcaccaagtaaggttttacgctaatacatgtagctattttgagtaattaccaatagtgtccactgcctttaagctgattTGCCATGGCTGGGTTGTTTTGCTATGAAAGGGGGTCTGCTGTGCACAGGTACATCCTAAAATCTTTGTACAGTCCAGACAGTTTCTCATTGTCTGACAACATGTCTGATGCTTTGGTTTTCTCCCTAAACTTGACAACACAATAAGCAACAAAAGAATGGGAACAAATCCTGAATTTGTAAAAGTTGTTTTGGCATTTTGGTGTGGAGATTAAAGGCATGACTCTTTGCAATTGTCAAGTTTCCTCACTTGAGGTGTATCCCACCAGcacattcataaaataacaacctgtaaaaatttggactcaattggtcgtcaaagttactgaaagaaaaaactcacttgttgcacaaatttgtgtgctttcagatggctgaGTAAGGCTTCACGCCTGCAGCTCTACATGTaggttctcagattcaaattagtCATTTAGGTTAGTGGTtaaaaaataacctctttctctttGTAAACTATTGCTTCAAAGGGGTTACGTTATCAATCGATGTTTAATTTGTACCAACAAGTTTTCTTGGtttttaaccaagtaagttttcactGCCTAGAATTTGTTAAGTTATTAGGTACACAACAAGAGCTAAACTCTCCGACTTGGTTCTTGTGCATCTTTGTAGGAAAATCTTAATTTCCAAACTACGCCATTGATTCTACTTGAAAAGGGCACTCTAAAATGAAGAATGAAGAAGAAGTCTGCATGTCATTGATTCAAACTACAGTACAATGaaataaaagtttttaaaataaatcacagacactcaaacacaatgaaaaatGTTAGCACTCAGCATGAAAAATGTTACAGTTAGCACTCAGCACAAAAACCCCCAGCaattgttaattattattatcaaacaaaCACGAGTGGTATGGAAAAATATTAGCGTTTCTGTAATCCAACAAGGGCGACAATACAACAAATAAGGAACGCAGGGAGCGCTATATTTCTCTGTATTCCACTCCCACACTATGATGGCTTAGTAATCTTCACGTAAACTTGGTGCGCAGCTCTACGCAATTTTGAAAACACTGTACATTTTGCATTTAGCATAATACGCggagctaaaaaaaaacatacagtaCTTTTACTATGGGGACTTGCTTGTTCTTCTATCATTTTCAAGGAATACCCAGTGAGACCCATTTTAGCAAAGAAAAACGTTGGGAAGTTGCATAAAATGGCCTGCACAAATGGCGCGCCAAAAGGCAATCCGTGGGAACGCAAACACTACATGTAtactgacatacatgtagcaccagCAAACTGGTAAAAAAACAGAAGTGCGGCGTGGCAGCCCAAACCCCATGTGTGTGATTGTGTGATATCGCACGCAAACTTTGGGACAGCCAACTGGTGCCCAAATTGATGGACACACATGTAAGTTTTCAGTTCACGTGTGAAAAGGAGCTTTAATCACACCTCTTGCTAAAGGGTTTACTTATATCAGATTCAAGGATTCAAGCTTGCTTGAAGATGAAAATGGTTAGTATAGGTCTGTGAGTCAATGTATTATTTATGATTACAGGCTTAATGGTGGGCCTAACATGCTGTATGCTGTTAATTGGTTAACTAAGCACAAGTGACTAAAAGCTGAAGCGTTAGCAACTAGGCATACATGTAATCGGCCTaagttgttataaaatacagATCTCAAGTGATAGCTGATTTTGATATTCTGTTTTTTATAGAAGACTTTGGATTCGGAATCCTTAAAAGGATTTTAGAGGATTAAGGCAGTAGGTAGGGATCCTAAAACAACTCttattgcaatttttttaaattttgttttatgtagaCAATATTACTACAAGAGGATTTAAATTTTTAATGCAAAATTTTCTTAATGGCGTCATGTCTTGAGTTTAGCAGAGTTTTTCTCAAAGGCTTTTAACAAGCAATTCAAATCATTAAAATCAGCAATCACTATCAGAGAAGAATTTGGAGACGGCGCGCGAGGTTTGAGCCtccacaatttgtttgtttgtttgtttgctttagtCCTCACCATAATGGGTTTTTTGAATCGCTGTACAAAGGAATTTTCATAATCATCGTCATCGGCATCCTCTGGTTTGTCCTGACAGGGAAAGAGCAATAACAAAAACCACAATCCTAGTAAAGGGGTAATTCACTGCTCATGGCGCAACACAGGGAATGGACTTCAAGTCTGAGTTTGCTTACAAAGTAACACTAACAGATTACAAAAACTTCGCTTcttgaagaaaaacacccaaagAATTTGCAAAGCGAAACCCAAGGCTAACAACCCTTCAAAagttttgggtcaaatcggccaaaaatctgacatagcatctttaaaatattacttatagggatagtttttgacaaatgaatgaaaccattgcaaaacaaaaataactgtcatctcagtgagacaaatattattttagcataATGTACAAGGAGTTAACGCGACACTCCAGAAACtgtgtgattttttattttttttacttgaaggAACCTGTGTAGGTAAATTAGATCTTCATACACAGCTTTCAGTGAGTAGGAATtaatgtcatggccaaaaacttgaaatGAAATAAGGTATCGAAACcctataaaaaaacaattgtgtttAATCATTTTGCATTAATTAGCTTGGGTTGTTGTGATTAATTTTCTGAGTTTGTTTTATGGCGAGCTCAATACAAAACCatgcaaattaaaaaagaaagttagTTTGACAACATGACTGTCAATCCTTAAAACATTTGATGAAACCAAATTGCAAAGCTTCAATCttgattattaattttttcaacATATGTATGCCAAGCTTACTAATGCAACCATGCaaggaaaaaacccacaaataaatgaacaaaagtTGGTAACGCAAttacagcagggcccaatttcattgctctgctaaCCCCTGAGTTCTGCGCTtaagatcaccattctccgctgaCTTGTAAGCGCCAAATTTTTTGCGCTAGCTGTGTTAGCGTCAAATGCTTGGTAGTGTGGAGTAAGCATGCTTACAGTACGCAAAGcaatgatattgggccctgtcTTGGCTTCAAACATAAATAAAACTCACGACTGCTTGAATACGATGCTTCAAGACttctcgttttttttcttcttcagtgaGTTGTTTCTTTGGAGAAGCagttttatctgatttgggccgtGATGAAATGGTACTGACAGCAGGTACTTTTGGAGAACTAGTTTTAGGATGTCTTGATGGGCGTGCATCAGCTACATCAACGTCATCCATCTCTAAGTCTATCGAtgtctgggaaaaaaaaaagaaaacaaatggtaGTTGAAAACCGAGCTCAAATCATTTCTCTCTGCCTGGATTCAGAAGGACTAAGGGCTGTATGTAAGCCCACATTAATTGTCACTGGGGAGAAGTCCAaacatcttggaacataaagtTTTCTTTATTCCTTTttcattaattcattattattgACGCTTGTCTTGAAAGTTGTAGTCTCAGTCAAATCAAAGTTTCTACTGATTAGAATTTTCTTGTTTAAGGAGAAAACCAAaagtcaaaattaaaaaaccccaaacaaaacaGTGAGCAAGTAGAACGAACAACAGAGCTTTTAAGTGACAAAACTATGATGCCACCCAAAACGGAATACTACTCGAAACAGAATATTTTGTGTACCCAAAGCAAAAGTGAATAAAACTTACAGTTTCTTACTATTAAATTACACACCGGGGGACCGTATGCTGAaatttgttgatattttaaattaaaagcatgcattaaattattgtttattcGAACAGCCGTGTTCTACaaactatttattttaatttacttATTGTCGAAGACATCAAAGCTTTACTGAATTGTTTTACATCAATCTAAAAAtaaggtttttctttttaaatctcAGTAATTTTAACAATTCTGACATTGaacttaaataataattaataaaacaacGATAACATATATTTTTCATCTTTAATGTCTTTCTAAGCATGAGCATAGCATTTATATTATCATAATGTTATTAAAACCAAGTATTAACCACGTCAAAAATGGTAAACTTACGTCTCTTGAATGTTGTCCATTTTGTTTCCGAGGAGCAGCGCCCGCCATACTCAGTGGTCGTGGGGGCTTTTTCGGGCTTGACGCGGGTGCTGTTCGTCGCTTCGCCTCGCCTTCTGAATTATTCCTCGGAGTCCCAGCAGGATTGCTCAGCTTTTCAATGTCAATGTCTTCGTTGTAGCTTTCCGGATTGTTATGAGAATAAACTACCCCTGACATTATGTTAATTCAGCACAACGCGAAACCCTGGACTGACATCAACGgtagaaaataatttttataattCGGGGTCATAGGCTATGGCTGCCAGAATAGTGGTGTTTTGTTACGGCCTACATCAAAGAACCAAAGAATGGGTTGCATTGCATTACAAATAGCGTGattattaggccgtgtccgaaacgacgacttcggctacagctacgtctagtccagcgcgtctaccagtgttgaagaataggcagacgtgcgcgacctagccgtagctgtagccgaagtcgtcgtttcaaTCCATCAAAAACATTAACTTGTGTAAGTCCTCTCAGTGTTGTAGTTAACGGTGTATGTGACATTACCATTTGTATAACGAGGTAAAATAGCgaaaataaacataaattaattaattatagtttgttaatggcaaATGATGTTAATGAATGGACATTAATTAAATTACAgggtttttcttttcaattaaataTGTCACTTTAGCGGTGAGGACTTGGGTAAGTTCTAAAACAAGTCTTGCCAATGGAGGGCGCCATACAGAATGAATAAGTCTGTAGTTTTGTTCTCCGTTTGGTACTGTACACTTGCGAAATGGCAGACATAAAGCaagatttaaagacactatcTAAATACCTTGACGTTTCTGGGATTAAGATCAACGTTAACTGTGAAACAAAGGTGAGGATGATTATATCTCTGTCTGAtcattaaataaacaaacaaaacagcaacaacaacaacaacaaaaatgaacaagCATGATAATTGTTTTCGTTTGCGTTTGCTCCTGTGTAATAAATACACGTATGGTGAGAATGAGGGACTGATAGTGTGAGTCCTACCTGAGTCCTAGCTAGGACCTAGTTTTCTAGTTAGTGAAATGGCAAAAATTAACTAGGAGAAGTGTGAGCAGGTGAGTGCAATTCTCTAACAATTAAATTTCTTGCTTGCATTACAGGCTCCGACTTTGAGCCTGAATGGTACAACAGTAACAGGTCTGTCGTCCATAGCAACTTACCTTGCAAAGACAGCTGGTAGGAGGGATCTGATTGGTGGAAATGATGCGGTAGAGAGAGCGTTAATTGCTCAATGGTTGGAATACAGAGTTACGGAAATCGACAGTTGCCACGGAGAGAAGGATATTTCAACAGTACTGAAGGTAGTGGAGTAAAAGTTGCCTTTACACTTGGAAGTATTCTAGTACATTTTGACTAGTTGTTTTGGCTGTACTTAACACATTCTTTGTGGACGCAGCTTAACCTGTGCTACTCCTTGTAGACTCACTTGCTTACAGGTGTCGTAAATCCTTCACTATCTTGCTTTCCCATGTCACCTCTAACCAACAGTTTTGACTTCAGTAAGATTATATATTTGTTGTGCGGTAACACTGGCAAGTGTGaatctacttgccatgtagattatgttcttttgactTGCCTTCTTTTCTACTGGAGAGTAGATTTTTTTGTATTCAGGAGACGTCTCAGTCCTGAAAAGAATTATTCTTTGGATTGAAGGGACTAATCAAGACAATTTTTCTCATCTGTTCCGTTTACTTTTGTCTTCTTACAGGAACTTAACACTTATCTTTCAACAAGAACGTACTTCGTCGGAGACCATTTCACATTACCAGACATGCTCCTAGCGTTTGGTTTACACTCTGCAATTGTAAGTATACTTCCATTAACTCTGCTATCCATGACTCTAATATTGGGGGAAAATGCACAAGACTGAAGGGCCCGTGACTCATATTCTTTACTGGtccagaatttattttacaagaccataatcgaaatgagttgaacaagcactTAGAAAATATCTATTCCATTTGTGTTTATGTGTAAGTGTACTCCAGCATTGTATTGTTGTGTCTTTGTggggcgctttataaatgcttacattagtattatattattattattaacagacTCTGTTTATTTATTCCTACAGTCTGGACTAACGCATCAGGAAAAGGAGAAATTTGGACACCTGTCTCGATGGTTTGATAATGTAAGTGTAACTTTGTTTAAATGTTCAGGGTTGAACAAACATTACCAGAGTTACCGGAGAGCATTGGGGGAGCTATTTCTTGTTTCAATGCTCAATTTCTGTTTTGTGTTCCCTTTCCAGATTCAGTCACTAGAGGGCGTCCTACAGCACCAACCAAGAGCCTACTTTATCAAGAACTTAATTTATGCAGGCGTGCAATGCTAGTGgttccaatgggagacttttgggcacactaggtggcagcagccACCCAAGGAAAATCCATTGTTCGTTGAGAAAAGTGAGCATGCTCAGAAGGGCGTTAACAATGGAAgtttacctggtgagtctgctgccacctagtgttgaGAAGTCTTCCATTGCAAGATAAACAAACTCGTTCGTAAAAACTTTTGAAGATCATGTTGCCTTCTGAAAGAATTTAACCTCCCAGTCtatgttttgattttgaatgggagaaaatcaagatgcaGCACCACAATAATCTTTAGCTTCTAAAATTGGCCCAAAACTTGGTTTATGACTTCTAGTGGTCAAAACTGTTTTGTTGAATGGATGCAAGACATTGGAAaacttttgaacactaggtggcagcagacttacttgtaaatttgtactgttaATGTAGTTCTGAGCCTGCACCACTAATCTatactatgggtgcgttcgtttagcttccctgggtcgaccccggtgtgtggaggttttttttccaagacACGTTTGCAGACACATggttgtcctgggaaaaaaaaacgcgaCACActggggtagacccaggggagctaaacgaacgcaccctatagtAGGTGTATGGTAGAGATCGTCAGTGGCATGCACACGTTACTATGAACAATGGATTTatctggcaagtctgctgccacctagcggcATCTAAATTCTTTTACTAATGTTACTTTAGGAATAATCACATCAAACTTGTAACttgtgtaaaacaaaatgtttgttgacAAGCATTCCATTATGACGAAGTTCCTCTTTTATTCAACGCATCAAAATGCTGTGTATGCATCTTCATTATGTAATAATTGATTGTATACAAAtagtttgaaaaataaaaacagataataataattacaataaaACCATATaaatttatcattatttttacgcattgataatttttgtcttcattATTTGTTGACTGTTTACAAAATTATGTCAGCACCTATGATTAAAAGCTTTGATTtgtgtcatttaaaaaaaacaaaaaaaaaaaacgtttttatggCTTCAATTACAACAATCGGTTCTCTCCGAACACCACAAATGCATCAGGAACTTCGAAATGTTCTTTTCACAAAtttatttggtgcaaaagtttacaaattaatttttaaaaaaatatcatcatttaaaatatatatagttATTACCACTTAGCGCGAAATTAGCAGGGTACCAGTGATAAAAATGTGAACTATAATACAGTTATGGCACTTAGCTGGTTACCGAATCCGCTGAACAATTTGCAGCTTTATGGTTAAGAAATACGAGAACAATTTCCGCTTTCAGATTACAGTTCCTTGTCCGTTTCACAATTCTCGATTTGACGACCCCGTCACATATACACACATAGTTATAATTATATGGATACATGTACTTATTAATAAGCGAAAgctattaatattatttcaaCTTGTTATAACAAGTAAACCCTTCGACCGCTATACAAAGttacaaaaaattactaaatCACGTGTGATATTATAGTTATAACAAATTATTGCAAATGTGTATTTTTCTTGACACTTTTTGGAGTTGCTGCCACATCTTAATCAGCGACTTTAAGCTATTTATAGCGTATGCCTAAGCGCCGACTTACACTCCGGTTGTCACCCTTACAATCGTCTTATTAGcactgttgtacatgtacattgtgtatactcttaaggcccggtcacacaggcctcgataacgagaacgaaaacgataacgataaaaatgcacgctcgcgattagttgaattgctccacgcagaatacgcccacgctcattcaaccaatcgagggcgtgcatttttatcgttatcgttttcgttctcgttatcggggcctgtgtgaccgggcctttacccggtactttcccccgagttaTGTTATTTTTAAATGATGAGGGACTGTTTTGTGTTGCAGTCGtttatttaaaaggaaaaacGAATTAGATGCGCAGAAATACAGGTACTTTTTAAACAACAAAAGCAACACAACTGTTATAACAACTATTGACATTGCAGACGCATTGACGCCAGCACACCGCTGTTTTAGAGGTCTAAAGATTAaccaataaaaaacacacatgtaCGCGCAGCCTACAAAGATATTGCATTATCATAAAAGCTTAATATTTTCTCTGATTAAACAAGCTTTAAAGTGTGTCTTAAACTAACCATGTGAAcgataaaaaattgaaaaaaatgtgtGTTCATAATAATTAGTGGTACAACACGAATATCTCCCTCAAATCTTGCATAAACATGCCATAAGAACAACTAAAAAGAGTCTTGTAAACTTGAAAAGGGAGTTTTGTCATAAATACATCGTGACTAAacgctttaaagacactggacactatttggtaaatgtcaaagaccagtcttcttacttggtgtatctcaacatatgcaaaaaataacaaacctgtgaaaatttgagctcaattggtcgtcgaagttgcgagattataatgaaagaaaaaacacccttgtcacacgaagttgtgtacttttagctggttgatttcaagatctcaggttctaaatctgatgtctcgaaatcaaattcgtggaaagttacttctttctcgaaacctacgtcacttcagagggagccgtttctcacgttttatactatctttcaacctctccccgttactcgtcactaaggttttatgcttataattattttgagtatttaccaatagtgtccactgcctttaatgcaaaaCGTCACGGAGTAGTTAGGTGTCGAGAGCAGTACAAACTAgccgtcgattttacaaaactcttccaaacttaagactaatcttaggacttaggacgagtcccaaccctgcactgtagcatgcagaccttaagattaattttaaattaggatgggttactcgtcctaactcgagatagggcgagtcctaactctttgtgaaatcgacggcagctcCTCTCAAAAGGCACCACTACTCACGAGTACAACGGGTGCCACCGAAAACCATATTTTCGTTTGTTATTACTCAACCCTTCACATCGTCACCGGTGACGCCAACTTTAGCCAGATCCTCTCTAGAGTTCCGGTCTTTGTCGATCTGGGCGTACATACCGTCAACCCCtggaggagggggaggagggggagggggaggagggggagggggaggagggggaggaggacaaggaggaggaggaggaggaggaggaggagggggcaGTTCAAAAACACTATCAAGGACACTGTTCTTAGAGGAGGGCCGCGATCTGTTTACCATGACATAGGGGGCACTGTCATCAACACCAGCAGATGGAGGTTTGTAATGTTTAGCCTTCTGCGACTTTGGCTTCTTGGCAACTTTAGGGGGCATTTTCGTTGAGGGTGATGGGTCTTGGTTTGAGAAGCGGACACTACCTCGAGTTGCTTGATTCACCTCAGCATACATATCTTCATTGATTCTCTCCCCAGTAGCTGGTTCGGTTGGATATTTCTCACTCT contains the following coding sequences:
- the LOC139952296 gene encoding eukaryotic translation elongation factor 1 epsilon-1-like, which encodes MADIKQDLKTLSKYLDVSGIKINVNCETKAPTLSLNGTTVTGLSSIATYLAKTAGRRDLIGGNDAVERALIAQWLEYRVTEIDSCHGEKDISTVLKELNTYLSTRTYFVGDHFTLPDMLLAFGLHSAISGLTHQEKEKFGHLSRWFDNIQSLEGVLQHQPRAYFIKNLIYAGVQC